A stretch of Synechococcus sp. WH 8020 DNA encodes these proteins:
- a CDS encoding ABC transporter ATP-binding protein, with protein MGTDTNERVLQFEGVNFCWPCGTRALDRCSFSVPAPGLWMLVGSNGSGKSTLFRMIGGLIQPQAGRVDCKVQTALVFQNPDHQLLLPSCGSNLLLNLPPTLAPSLKRKRIAHLLEQVGLAGMAARQIHTLSGGQKQRLAIAGALASEAKLLLLDEPTALLDPSSQSSVLATVQQLCHRSLNPLTALWITHRLDELDHADGAALMKKGMVGPWEKGLSLRRTLKALA; from the coding sequence GTGGGAACGGACACCAACGAACGGGTTCTTCAGTTTGAAGGCGTGAATTTTTGCTGGCCCTGCGGAACCCGCGCTCTGGACCGATGCAGCTTCAGCGTTCCAGCTCCAGGTCTGTGGATGCTTGTTGGCAGCAACGGGAGCGGGAAAAGCACCCTGTTTCGAATGATTGGGGGGTTGATCCAACCACAAGCGGGACGCGTGGACTGCAAGGTTCAAACGGCCTTGGTGTTCCAAAATCCCGACCACCAACTCCTGCTCCCAAGTTGCGGCAGCAACCTTCTCCTGAACCTCCCCCCCACGCTTGCCCCTTCCCTCAAACGCAAGCGGATCGCCCATCTGCTTGAACAGGTTGGACTTGCTGGTATGGCGGCCCGGCAAATTCACACGTTGAGTGGAGGCCAAAAGCAACGTCTGGCAATCGCTGGCGCTCTAGCCAGCGAAGCAAAACTTTTACTCCTTGACGAACCGACAGCCCTACTGGACCCATCCAGCCAAAGCTCGGTCTTGGCAACGGTGCAACAGTTGTGTCACCGCTCACTCAATCCACTCACAGCTCTGTGGATCACGCATCGGCTGGATGAACTGGACCATGCTGATGGCGCAGCACTGATGAAAAAAGGCATGGTTGGCCCCTGGGAGAAAGGCCTTTCCTTGCGCCGCACGCTCAAGGCACTTGCCTAA